The Vibrio sp. STUT-A11 region GTGCCACTATCATTCGCCTCGATACCGAAAATAACCTTGGCAGTCTCGGTGCGGCCGGAGCCAAGTAAGCCAGCAAGACCCACGATTTCACCAGCATGAACTTTGAGGTCAAATGGTTCAATCGTGCCACGCTTACCATAATCAGAAAACTCGACGACAGGTTCATCACTGAATTTGGTTTTCCCAGCACGTTTAAGTGCGTTGTCCTCCAGCTCACGTCCTAGCATCCACTTAACCAGCTCAATTTGAGGTAACTGGCTTGTCTCTCTGGTGCCAACGAGCTCGCCGTTTCGTAACACTGTTATGCGGTCACTGACTTCATACACCTGATCGAGAAAATGGGTGATGAACACCAAACTAATACCTTTCGCACGTAGATCACGCATGATGCCGAATAACATCTCTACTTCACTACTGTCCAAACTGGCGGTGGGCTCATCCAGGATCAAAATGTTCGCCGAAAGCGACACAGCTCTGGCGATCGAAATCACTTGCTGAATCGCCACAGAAAAACTATTCAGTGGTTGAGTGACATCCAGATGCAGACCATAACCGGTCATGATTTCTGTCGCTTGCTGAGCCATGCGTTTGCGATCAACAAATCCCCATTTTTTCGGCTCGTTACCAATAAAGAGGTTATCCATGACCGACATATTGGGCAGCAGGTTCACTTCTTGATAAACCGTACCAATCCCGAGTTGCTGTGCATGAGCGGTGTTCTGCGGTGAAATGGATTGTCCATTCAGGAAGATATCACCCGCGTCTCGTTGATAAACCCCGGTGAGCGTTTTGACTAAGGTTGATTTTCCCGCCCCGTTCTCGCCGAGTAATGCCACGATCTCCCCTTTTCGCAGTGAGAAATCGACATTGTGTAGTGCCTTTACCCCAGGGAAGTGCTTGCTGATCCCTTGCGCACGTAAGACAACGTCATTGTTACCTAAATCCGAAGACATACAAACTCCAAAACCTCTCATCACACAGTGATGAGAGGTCTTTAGCTAAAGATTAATAACCAAGGTCTTTTTTCATTTCGAGCTGTGACTGTGCGTCTTTAGGTAAATAAAGCTTTGACTCTGTCACTATTTTCTTCGGTGGTGTTGCTCCGTCTTTCTTATAAGCAATCAGTGCATCAAGTGCTGGACCTGCCATATTGGGCGTCAGTTCAACGGTCGCGTTCGCCTCACCATTAATCATGGCTTTAAATATATCTGGCACAGCATCAATAGAGACAACCAGAATATCTTCACCTGGTGTTAATCCAGCTTCTTTAATTGCCTGAATCGCGCCAATTGCCATATCGTCATTGTGAGAGAATACTGCGCAGATACTTTTTCCGCCATTTTCAGCTTTAATAAAACTTTCCATGACTTCTTTGCCTTTACTACGGGTAAACTCACCAGACTGGGTACGCACAATATTGACATTATCGGCTTGGCTAATAGCGTCGTTAAAGCCTTGTTTACGATCAATAGCCACACTGGCACCAACCGTCCCTTGCAACTCGACCACGTTACAAGATTTATCTTTGACTGTATTAAGGAGCCACTCACCCGCAACTTTACCTTCCAGGACGTTATCAGCGGTCACCGCTGTCATGTAAAGTGAATCATCATCGACGGTGATACCACGGTCTAGAAGAAAGACAGGAATATCATAGTCTTTAGCCTCTTCAAGCACCGGGCCCCAACCCGTTTGCACCACAGGGGCAATAAAGATCGCATCCACTCCTTGAGCAATAAAAGAGCGGACGGCTTTGATTTGATTTTCTTGTTTTTGCTGGGCATCAGAAATCTTTAGGGTAATCCCACGCTTTTCAGCCTCTACTTTAGAGACCGCCGTTTCGGCAGCGCGCCATCC contains the following coding sequences:
- the ytfQ gene encoding galactofuranose ABC transporter, galactofuranose-binding protein YtfQ → MLKKLTLATAIGSLCMSASIFANTLTVGFSQIGSESGWRAAETAVSKVEAEKRGITLKISDAQQKQENQIKAVRSFIAQGVDAIFIAPVVQTGWGPVLEEAKDYDIPVFLLDRGITVDDDSLYMTAVTADNVLEGKVAGEWLLNTVKDKSCNVVELQGTVGASVAIDRKQGFNDAISQADNVNIVRTQSGEFTRSKGKEVMESFIKAENGGKSICAVFSHNDDMAIGAIQAIKEAGLTPGEDILVVSIDAVPDIFKAMINGEANATVELTPNMAGPALDALIAYKKDGATPPKKIVTESKLYLPKDAQSQLEMKKDLGY
- the ytfR gene encoding galactofuranose ABC transporter, ATP-binding protein YtfR, translated to MSSDLGNNDVVLRAQGISKHFPGVKALHNVDFSLRKGEIVALLGENGAGKSTLVKTLTGVYQRDAGDIFLNGQSISPQNTAHAQQLGIGTVYQEVNLLPNMSVMDNLFIGNEPKKWGFVDRKRMAQQATEIMTGYGLHLDVTQPLNSFSVAIQQVISIARAVSLSANILILDEPTASLDSSEVEMLFGIMRDLRAKGISLVFITHFLDQVYEVSDRITVLRNGELVGTRETSQLPQIELVKWMLGRELEDNALKRAGKTKFSDEPVVEFSDYGKRGTIEPFDLKVHAGEIVGLAGLLGSGRTETAKVIFGIEANDSGTCKLKNRLTKVRSARQASLNGFGFCPEDRKTDGIVGAASVRENIILALQAQRGWFRPISRAEQEEVSQRFIKQLDIKTPNIEQPIEFLSGGNQQKVLLARWLLTKPQFLILDEPTRGIDVGAHAEIIRLIESLCANGLALLVISSELEELVGYADRVIVLRDRKQVAEIPTEDLSVPAIMQAIAM